The following are from one region of the Eubacterium sp. MSJ-33 genome:
- a CDS encoding peptidylprolyl isomerase, with product MINLSNPIVTMTMESGDVMTFELYPDIAPNTVKNFISLIKKGFYDGLIFHRVISGFMIQGGCPDGNGTGGPGYSIRGEFAQNGFANDLKHEPGVLSMARTMMPNSAGSQFFIMHKNSPHLDGSYAAFGKIVDGLDIVNKIADVPTDYMDRPLEDQRIKTVTVDTKGVEYDEPEKM from the coding sequence ATGATAAATTTGAGTAATCCAATTGTTACAATGACGATGGAATCCGGCGATGTTATGACGTTTGAACTTTATCCGGATATTGCACCAAATACGGTGAAGAATTTTATATCTCTGATAAAGAAAGGGTTTTATGATGGTTTAATCTTCCACCGTGTGATCAGCGGTTTCATGATTCAGGGCGGATGTCCGGACGGAAACGGTACCGGCGGTCCCGGATATTCAATCCGCGGTGAGTTCGCACAGAACGGTTTTGCAAACGATTTGAAGCACGAGCCGGGCGTACTTTCCATGGCACGTACCATGATGCCAAACTCCGCCGGCTCCCAGTTTTTCATTATGCACAAGAACAGTCCGCATCTGGATGGAAGTTATGCTGCTTTCGGTAAGATTGTGGATGGTCTGGATATAGTAAATAAGATTGCCGACGTTCCAACCGACTACATGGATCGCCCACTCGAAGACCAGCGTATCAAGACAGTAACAGTCGACACGAAGGGTGTCGAATACGATGAGCCGGAGAAGATGTAA
- a CDS encoding amino acid ABC transporter ATP-binding protein, translating to MNLLEVKNIKKSFDDLEVLKDISMSVAESEVISILGPSGSGKSTFLRCMTMLEKIDGGSMIYCGKEAVNSDSGAPVYANKTDLKEIQSYYGLVFQNFNLFPHYSVLKNIADAPIHVQKRDKEEVYAEAKELLRKMNLEDKGDYYPYQLSGGQQQRVAIARALALKPRMLFFDEPTSALDPELTAEILKVLKELAAEKMTMVIVTHEIGFARSVSDRVIFMDGGVIVEEGKPEDVIDNPRTDRAKAFLKKMQEM from the coding sequence ATGAATTTACTGGAAGTAAAAAATATAAAGAAAAGCTTCGATGATCTCGAAGTGTTAAAAGATATCAGTATGTCGGTTGCAGAGAGCGAAGTAATCTCGATTCTCGGTCCGTCCGGTTCAGGAAAATCTACGTTCCTTCGCTGTATGACAATGCTGGAGAAAATCGATGGCGGAAGCATGATATATTGTGGAAAGGAGGCTGTCAATTCAGACAGTGGGGCACCGGTTTATGCGAATAAAACAGATCTGAAAGAAATCCAGAGCTATTATGGGCTGGTATTCCAGAATTTTAACCTGTTTCCACATTATTCCGTGCTCAAAAACATCGCGGATGCGCCGATTCACGTGCAGAAGCGTGATAAGGAAGAAGTCTACGCGGAGGCAAAGGAATTGCTTCGTAAGATGAATTTGGAAGATAAAGGGGATTATTACCCATACCAGTTGTCCGGCGGACAGCAGCAGAGAGTAGCAATCGCTCGTGCACTTGCTCTAAAGCCAAGAATGCTGTTTTTTGATGAACCGACATCCGCGCTCGACCCGGAGCTGACTGCGGAGATTCTGAAGGTATTGAAAGAACTGGCGGCAGAGAAGATGACTATGGTGATTGTAACGCATGAGATCGGCTTTGCCAGAAGCGTATCCGACCGCGTGATCTTCATGGATGGAGGAGTTATCGTCGAGGAAGGAAAACCTGAGGATGTGATTGATAATCCGAGGACAGACCGTGCCAAAGCGTTTTTGAAAAAGATGCAAGAAATGTAG
- the mltG gene encoding endolytic transglycosylase MltG: MGKTAVRIVKGIILVVAILALANLTYKHLRTYYDDYMYEYKGTESREGVDVTVEIPEGASVKKIAEILKENGLINYPRAFTKRLQDSEYRGKLHGGTYTLNTGMTTLEMMAAMSPSYEENAPIDYLVVPEGFTVEMIAARCEEQGICSATEFLNACKSVTRSDFPYLEDIPAGANVKYKVQGFLFPATYDIYESTTAESLVAWMLQTFENYYTQDLQDRAAELGYSAFEVVTRASIVEREAKVDEERPIIAGVINNRLKADMPLQMCPTVLYPLTNGMYDKSQVLYEDLELDSPYNTYKNAGLPVGPICNPGIACINAVLYPQEHNYLYYHVGDEEAGTHIFTEDYEEHIDTQIIGGPNGVTTEGDESSEESETEESQ; encoded by the coding sequence GTGGGAAAAACAGCAGTTAGAATAGTCAAGGGAATCATATTGGTCGTGGCAATTTTGGCACTTGCCAATCTGACCTATAAACATCTCCGAACATATTATGATGATTATATGTATGAATATAAAGGAACCGAGTCAAGAGAGGGCGTTGATGTGACGGTGGAGATCCCGGAGGGGGCATCGGTAAAGAAGATTGCCGAAATCCTGAAGGAAAACGGATTGATCAATTATCCAAGGGCATTTACGAAACGTCTGCAGGATTCGGAGTACCGGGGCAAGCTGCATGGCGGTACCTATACATTGAACACAGGTATGACAACGCTGGAGATGATGGCAGCGATGAGTCCAAGCTATGAAGAGAATGCACCGATTGATTATCTGGTCGTGCCGGAAGGCTTTACTGTAGAGATGATTGCTGCACGGTGTGAAGAACAGGGAATTTGCAGTGCAACAGAATTTTTGAATGCATGTAAATCGGTGACAAGATCGGATTTTCCGTATCTGGAAGATATTCCGGCTGGCGCAAATGTAAAGTATAAAGTTCAGGGATTTTTGTTCCCGGCTACTTATGATATCTACGAGTCTACAACTGCGGAGTCGCTGGTTGCTTGGATGCTGCAGACTTTTGAGAACTACTACACACAGGATTTACAGGATCGTGCAGCAGAGCTTGGGTATAGTGCATTCGAGGTCGTAACCCGTGCGTCTATTGTGGAACGTGAGGCAAAGGTAGATGAGGAACGGCCGATCATAGCAGGCGTTATTAACAATCGTCTGAAGGCGGATATGCCGCTGCAGATGTGTCCGACGGTTTTGTATCCACTCACAAACGGAATGTATGACAAGAGTCAGGTTTTGTATGAAGATCTGGAACTTGATTCTCCATATAATACGTATAAGAATGCCGGACTCCCGGTTGGACCGATATGTAATCCGGGTATTGCCTGCATCAATGCGGTGTTGTATCCGCAGGAACACAATTATCTGTACTATCATGTGGGAGATGAAGAAGCGGGAACGCATATATTCACAGAGGATTATGAGGAGCATATTGACACTCAGATTATCGGTGGACCGAATGGTGTAACTACAGAGGGTGATGAATCATCGGAAGAATCGGAAACTGAGGAATCGCAATAG
- a CDS encoding amino acid ABC transporter permease, with protein sequence MTKQLAEGLLASLVIFFLTLLFSLPLGLLVAAGRMCKIAPIRWLVKFYISIARGTPLMLQLLVVFYGPYYLFGATLTTSYRFQAVIIGFALNYAAYFAEIYRSGIQAVPQGQHEAAQILGYSKSQTFFKIVFPQMAKNILPSVTNEVITLVKDTSLAFAISYTEMFTLAKQVAAAQTTIMPLFIAGVFYYIFNFVVAFVMEKIEKRMNYYR encoded by the coding sequence ATCACGAAGCAGCTTGCAGAAGGTCTGCTCGCATCTCTTGTGATCTTCTTCCTTACCCTTCTTTTCTCCCTGCCACTCGGACTTTTAGTTGCGGCAGGCAGAATGTGTAAGATCGCGCCAATCCGCTGGCTGGTGAAGTTCTATATCTCCATCGCACGTGGTACGCCGCTGATGTTACAGCTCCTTGTAGTATTTTACGGACCGTATTATCTGTTTGGTGCGACGCTTACGACAAGCTATCGTTTCCAGGCGGTTATCATTGGATTCGCCCTGAACTATGCAGCATATTTTGCAGAGATTTATCGTTCTGGTATTCAGGCAGTACCACAGGGACAACATGAGGCTGCACAGATCTTAGGCTACAGTAAGAGTCAGACGTTCTTCAAGATCGTATTCCCACAGATGGCAAAGAATATCCTGCCTTCTGTCACAAACGAGGTTATCACACTGGTTAAGGACACCTCTCTTGCATTTGCAATCTCTTATACGGAGATGTTCACGCTGGCAAAGCAGGTGGCAGCCGCACAGACGACGATCATGCCGCTCTTTATTGCGGGTGTATTCTATTACATCTTTAACTTTGTGGTTGCATTTGTTATGGAGAAAATCGAGAAACGTATGAATTACTATCGATAG